One Megalops cyprinoides isolate fMegCyp1 chromosome 17, fMegCyp1.pri, whole genome shotgun sequence DNA window includes the following coding sequences:
- the LOC118792642 gene encoding serine/threonine-protein kinase PAK 6-like isoform X1, with amino-acid sequence MAEGRRNAGVPCHDGASSCLPQVLSLSGLRMFRKKRKRKRPEISAPRDFQHRVHTSFDAGQGRFVGLPTQWQGIIENLRRPKPVVDPSRITPVELIPKKTIVRGSFEGHGAYISQVISDLSRLSVSSSNSLRRTSPSERKRASSLSRLGEVQEDEGGAGAHHTRGESESPGQGPERSATPQPDGMPSSWSAHESSTLTSPNGPLPPVGGVESSHPRKERADPANRPRQRAGVELRGRASESVPPNQQPPSCFDTSLTPMQQSQVDPRVHPTELHMKDTLPTSPNFQNSPGGPYSSFNLKTDSAQRHQASFLPNGTSDPLVGRIRTYKAVRASPGYPVGLSPNLNPPLSGNKSALPAQNSPGQPRPSPTGSPSSDPPGPCSPSPEPAPDPPRVTHEQFKAALELVVDRGDPRSYLENFVKIGEGSTGVVCIAREKHSGRQVAVKMMDLRRQQRRELLFNEVVIMRDYQHKNVVEMYKSALVDEELWVIMEYLQGGALTNILSETRLNEEQIATVTEAVLQALAYLHAQGVIHRDIKSDSILLTLDGRVKLSDFGFCAQISKDVPKRKSLVGTPYWMAPEVISKMPYGTEVDMWSLGIMVVEMVDGEPPYFSDTPVTAMKRLRDQPPPTVRNTHKISPVLKDFLDRMLTREPLERATAPGLLEHPFLLQAGSPRCLVPLVEQYRKRMSRC; translated from the exons ATGGCGGAGGGCCGGCGGAACGCGGGGGTCCCCTGCCATGACGGGGCGTCCTCTTGCCTCCCGCAGGTGCTCTCCCTGTCCGGACTCAGGATGTTCcgcaagaagaggaagaggaagaggcctGAGATCTCCGCGCCCCGGGACTTCCAGCACCGCGTCCACACCTCCTTCGACGCCGGGCAGGGGCGCTTCGTGGGCCTGCCCACCCAGTGGCAGGGCATCATCGAGAACCTCCGGCGCCCCAAGCCAGTGGTGGACCCCTCCAGAATCACCCCCGTGGAGCTGATTCCAAAGAAG ACCATTGTGCGTGGAAGCTTCGAGGGGCATGGGGCGTACATCTCTCAGGTGATCTCTGACCTCAGCCGCCTCTCGGTGTCGAGCTCCAACTCCCTGCGGAGGACCAGCCCCTCGGAGCGGAAGAGGGCGTCGTCCCTGAGCCGGCTTGGGGAGGTCCAGGAGGATGAGGGGGGGGCCGGGGCGCACCACACACGTGGGGAGAGTGAGAGCCCCGGCCAGGGCCCAGAGAGGAGTGCCACGCCCCAGCCTGATGGAATGCCGTCTTCGTGGTCCGCCCATGAGAGCAGCACCCTCACCTCCCCGAATGGGCCTTTGCCCCCTGTTGGGGGTGTGGAGTCATCACACCCTCGGAAGGAGCGGGCAGACCCTGCAAATAGGCCCAGGCAGAGGGCTGGCGTGGAGCTGAGGGGCAGGGCTTCAGAGTCAGTCCCACCCAATCAGCAGCCCCCGTCCTGCTTTGACACTTCACTGACTCCCATGCAGCAGTCGCAGGTTGACCCAAGGGTCCACCCAACAGAACTTCACATGAAAGACACCCTCCCAACTTCTCCCAACTTCCAGAACAGCCCTGGTGGACCCTACTCCTCATTCAACCTGAAG ACAGACTCTGCTCAGAGGCACCAGGCCAGCTTCCTGCCCAACGGCACCAGCGATCCCCTCGTGGGCCGTATCAGAACTTACAAAGCGGTGCGGGCCAGTCCTGGCTACCCTGTTGGCCTGTCCCCGAACCTCAACCCACCGCTGAGCGGGAACAAGTCCGCCCTTCCGGCTCAGAACAGCCCAGGCcaaccccgcccctcccccacaggCTCGCCCTCCTCCGACCCCCCCGGgccctgctccccctccccagaGCCCGCCCCGGACCCGCCCAGAGTGACCCACGAGCAGTTCAAGGCCGCCCTGGAGCTGGTGGTGGACAGGGGTGACCCCCGGTCCTACCTGGAGAACTTTGTGAAGATCGGGGAGGGCTCGACAGGTGTGGTGTGCATCGCCCGCGAGAAGCACAGCGGCCGGCAGGTGGCCGTGAAGATGATGGACCTCCGCAGGCAGCAGCGGCGCGAGCTGCTCTTTAACGAG GTGGTGATAATGAGGGATTACCAGCACAAGAACGTGGTGGAAATGTACAAAAGCGCCCTGGTAGACGAGGAGCTTTGGGTTATCATGGAGTACCTACAGGGCGGCGCTCTAACCAACATTTTATCTGAAACCAG GCTGAACGAGGAGCAGATCGCCACGGTGACCGAGGCCGTGCTGCAGGCCCTGGCCTACCTCCACGCACAGGGCGTCATTCATAGGGACATCAAGAGTGACTCCATCCTGCTCACTCTGGACGGGAGG GTCAAGCTGTCAGACTTTGGGTTCTGTGCCCAAATCAGCAAGGACGTGCCCAAGAGGAAGTCTCTGGTTGGGACCCCCTACTGGATGGCACCAGAGGTCATCTCCAAAATGCCCTATGGCACTGAG GTGGATATGTGGTCTCTGGGCATCATGGTGGTGGAGATGGTGGATGGAGAGCCTCCGTACTTCAGCGACACCCCAGTGACAGCCATGAAGAGGCTGAGGGATCAGCCGCCGCCCACCGTGCGGAACACACACaag ATCTCCCCGGTGCTGAAAGACTTCCTGGACCGCATGTTGACCCGAGAACCCCTGGAACGTGCCACCGCCCCAGGCCTCCTAGAGCACCCCTTCCTCCTGCAAGCAGGATCTCCACGCTGCCTGGTGCCCCTGGTGGAGCAGTACCGCAAGCGCATGTCCCGGTGCTGA
- the LOC118792642 gene encoding serine/threonine-protein kinase PAK 6-like isoform X2 produces the protein MFRKKRKRKRPEISAPRDFQHRVHTSFDAGQGRFVGLPTQWQGIIENLRRPKPVVDPSRITPVELIPKKTIVRGSFEGHGAYISQVISDLSRLSVSSSNSLRRTSPSERKRASSLSRLGEVQEDEGGAGAHHTRGESESPGQGPERSATPQPDGMPSSWSAHESSTLTSPNGPLPPVGGVESSHPRKERADPANRPRQRAGVELRGRASESVPPNQQPPSCFDTSLTPMQQSQVDPRVHPTELHMKDTLPTSPNFQNSPGGPYSSFNLKTDSAQRHQASFLPNGTSDPLVGRIRTYKAVRASPGYPVGLSPNLNPPLSGNKSALPAQNSPGQPRPSPTGSPSSDPPGPCSPSPEPAPDPPRVTHEQFKAALELVVDRGDPRSYLENFVKIGEGSTGVVCIAREKHSGRQVAVKMMDLRRQQRRELLFNEVVIMRDYQHKNVVEMYKSALVDEELWVIMEYLQGGALTNILSETRLNEEQIATVTEAVLQALAYLHAQGVIHRDIKSDSILLTLDGRVKLSDFGFCAQISKDVPKRKSLVGTPYWMAPEVISKMPYGTEVDMWSLGIMVVEMVDGEPPYFSDTPVTAMKRLRDQPPPTVRNTHKISPVLKDFLDRMLTREPLERATAPGLLEHPFLLQAGSPRCLVPLVEQYRKRMSRC, from the exons ATGTTCcgcaagaagaggaagaggaagaggcctGAGATCTCCGCGCCCCGGGACTTCCAGCACCGCGTCCACACCTCCTTCGACGCCGGGCAGGGGCGCTTCGTGGGCCTGCCCACCCAGTGGCAGGGCATCATCGAGAACCTCCGGCGCCCCAAGCCAGTGGTGGACCCCTCCAGAATCACCCCCGTGGAGCTGATTCCAAAGAAG ACCATTGTGCGTGGAAGCTTCGAGGGGCATGGGGCGTACATCTCTCAGGTGATCTCTGACCTCAGCCGCCTCTCGGTGTCGAGCTCCAACTCCCTGCGGAGGACCAGCCCCTCGGAGCGGAAGAGGGCGTCGTCCCTGAGCCGGCTTGGGGAGGTCCAGGAGGATGAGGGGGGGGCCGGGGCGCACCACACACGTGGGGAGAGTGAGAGCCCCGGCCAGGGCCCAGAGAGGAGTGCCACGCCCCAGCCTGATGGAATGCCGTCTTCGTGGTCCGCCCATGAGAGCAGCACCCTCACCTCCCCGAATGGGCCTTTGCCCCCTGTTGGGGGTGTGGAGTCATCACACCCTCGGAAGGAGCGGGCAGACCCTGCAAATAGGCCCAGGCAGAGGGCTGGCGTGGAGCTGAGGGGCAGGGCTTCAGAGTCAGTCCCACCCAATCAGCAGCCCCCGTCCTGCTTTGACACTTCACTGACTCCCATGCAGCAGTCGCAGGTTGACCCAAGGGTCCACCCAACAGAACTTCACATGAAAGACACCCTCCCAACTTCTCCCAACTTCCAGAACAGCCCTGGTGGACCCTACTCCTCATTCAACCTGAAG ACAGACTCTGCTCAGAGGCACCAGGCCAGCTTCCTGCCCAACGGCACCAGCGATCCCCTCGTGGGCCGTATCAGAACTTACAAAGCGGTGCGGGCCAGTCCTGGCTACCCTGTTGGCCTGTCCCCGAACCTCAACCCACCGCTGAGCGGGAACAAGTCCGCCCTTCCGGCTCAGAACAGCCCAGGCcaaccccgcccctcccccacaggCTCGCCCTCCTCCGACCCCCCCGGgccctgctccccctccccagaGCCCGCCCCGGACCCGCCCAGAGTGACCCACGAGCAGTTCAAGGCCGCCCTGGAGCTGGTGGTGGACAGGGGTGACCCCCGGTCCTACCTGGAGAACTTTGTGAAGATCGGGGAGGGCTCGACAGGTGTGGTGTGCATCGCCCGCGAGAAGCACAGCGGCCGGCAGGTGGCCGTGAAGATGATGGACCTCCGCAGGCAGCAGCGGCGCGAGCTGCTCTTTAACGAG GTGGTGATAATGAGGGATTACCAGCACAAGAACGTGGTGGAAATGTACAAAAGCGCCCTGGTAGACGAGGAGCTTTGGGTTATCATGGAGTACCTACAGGGCGGCGCTCTAACCAACATTTTATCTGAAACCAG GCTGAACGAGGAGCAGATCGCCACGGTGACCGAGGCCGTGCTGCAGGCCCTGGCCTACCTCCACGCACAGGGCGTCATTCATAGGGACATCAAGAGTGACTCCATCCTGCTCACTCTGGACGGGAGG GTCAAGCTGTCAGACTTTGGGTTCTGTGCCCAAATCAGCAAGGACGTGCCCAAGAGGAAGTCTCTGGTTGGGACCCCCTACTGGATGGCACCAGAGGTCATCTCCAAAATGCCCTATGGCACTGAG GTGGATATGTGGTCTCTGGGCATCATGGTGGTGGAGATGGTGGATGGAGAGCCTCCGTACTTCAGCGACACCCCAGTGACAGCCATGAAGAGGCTGAGGGATCAGCCGCCGCCCACCGTGCGGAACACACACaag ATCTCCCCGGTGCTGAAAGACTTCCTGGACCGCATGTTGACCCGAGAACCCCTGGAACGTGCCACCGCCCCAGGCCTCCTAGAGCACCCCTTCCTCCTGCAAGCAGGATCTCCACGCTGCCTGGTGCCCCTGGTGGAGCAGTACCGCAAGCGCATGTCCCGGTGCTGA
- the LOC118791846 gene encoding ankyrin repeat domain-containing protein 63-like: MPRPRNLCQGSGTRTFLDAMCSGKVHLARIVLNTLDGQIIDLKTEDSRTPLMLATCLPDPGTRLEFAQLLLEKGANVNCRDGQGRTALSLACELGHLDAVKLLVSYSADPEISDMRGNSALMHAARCGHCQVLEFLVWSFRKLGLRLDHTNRAGQSAIQVANLFGHEHCVRVLCVPEKRRAGLSVRFGREQGGVHPKFTKLSCNRYSDRLPEIFQRKLRIVGGNRLETSSEVQKSRLGDLPWAKAWGPGADLPQCEGSQGRETTQETSLFWGETEPFKLQLLPRLGDPFSMSLFDGGIKRWSMRDGLAPVKEACRQNTCPAQTDDGNQSAAESSAPPISGAPEPLESSLLPNVDEQGDDTTPESWSPSHPAPLERLAPHREDITTGKVRASWGLTRLKAQILRRFSRSDSPCPRGDVHPDSKRGKGRMSRSEAFPLLCREQAVSAQPSVYSISGVRCEFDSGSKNVSPHV; encoded by the coding sequence ATGCCCCGACCCAGAAACCTGTGCCAGGGCTCCGGCACCAGGACCTTCCTGGACGCCATGTGCAGCGGCAAGGTGCACCTGGCACGCATCGTCCTCAACACCCTGGACGGGCAGATCATTGACTTGAAGACGGAGGACAGCCGCACCCCGCTGATGCTCGCCACGTGCCTCCCGGACCCTGGCACCCGGCTGGAGTTcgcccagctgctgctggagaaggggGCGAACGTCAACTGCCGGGACGGCCAGGGACGGACGGCTCTGAGCCTGGCCTGTGAGCTGGGCCACCTGGATGCCGTCAAGCTCCTGGTGAGCTACAGTGCCGACCCGGAGATCTCCGACATGAGGGGCAACAGTGCTCTAATGCACGCCGCCCGCTGCGGCCACTGCCAGGTCCTGGAGTTCCTCGTCTGGTCTTTCAGGAAGCTGGGGCTGAGGCTGGACCACACAAACCGAGCGGGGCAGTCCGCCATTCAGGTGGCAAACCTTTTCGGGCACGAGCACTGCGTCAGGGTCCTGTGTGTCCCCGAGAAGAGGAGGGCAGGCTTGAGTGTCCGTTTCGGGAGGGAACAGGGAGGGGTGCACCCGAAATTCACCAAGCTGTCATGCAACAGATACAGTGACCGTCTGCCTGAGATATTCCAGAGGAAGCTCCGAATTGTGGGGGGTAACAGGCTGGAGACAAGCAGTGAGGTTCAGAAAAGCAGGCTGGGGGACTTGCCGTGGGCCAAAGCCTGGGGACCCGGTGCAGATCTGCCCCAGTGTGAGGGGAGCCAAGGCAGGGAGACCACACAGGAGACCTCCCTGTTCTGGGGTGAGACAGAACCATTCaagctccagctcctccctcgACTGGGGGATCCGTTCAGCATGAGCCTATTTGACGGAGGGATCAAGAGATGGTCGATGCGGGATGGGCTGGCTCCAGTTAAAGAAGCATGTCGACAAAACACTTGTCCTGCCCAGACAGATGATGGCAACCAGTCAGCTGCAGAATCCTCAGCCCCTCCAATCTCTGGGGCCCCAGAGCCGCTGGAGAGTAGTCTTCTGCCCAATGTGGATGAACAAGGTGATGACACTACCCCAGAAAGCTGGAGCCCCTCTCATCCAGCACCTCTGGAAAGGCTTGCCCCCCACAGAGAGGACATCACAACGGGCAAGGTCAGGGCAAGCTGGGGTCTCACCAGACTGAAAGCCCAGATCCTGCGGAGGTTCAGTCGGTCCGATTCCCCGTGCCCCAGGGGGGACGTTCATCCTGACTCCAAGCGGGGCAAAGGAAGGATGTCTCGGTCAGAGGCTTTCCCCCTCTTGTGCCGTGAGCAGGCGGTCTCCGCCCAGCCCAGTGTGTACAGCATCAGCGGAGTGAGATGTGAGTTTGACAGTGGCTCCAAAAACGTTTCTCCTCATGTGTAA